The Burkholderia pyrrocinia genome includes a region encoding these proteins:
- a CDS encoding TolC family protein: protein MSRLSQTASPRLVRTLVVGAASCAFALGGCTAYRPQPLAAHSTFTTAVELGRLRIDPAKMPLPELAAHRFDPSGGFDIEDVAMLAVANNPDLKLARDDLGIAQAQAYSAGLLPDPQLSVSSDYPGAAGLERAFNYGLSMDVMAIVTRNANKRSADATVRKTDLGLLWQEWQVVAQAKQLYTKARYEDAVLPLLAQTRDLGATRYERIAHARRAGNVTDDTVTVASAAYGDARKQYDDMVRAREQTRHDLNALLGLAPDVELRLAGSDQVVPVTDATLDAALTELPKRRPDLIALQAGYDAQEQKYRAAILNQFPSLNVGFNRARDTSGIYTTGFQIALSLPIFNRNRGNIAIEQATRQRLGDEYQTRLNAAYADIAHLRTDARLAAQQLAQDEAALPALEQAAAHAEHAYAAHDITLGQDTDAQLAALTKRIDAATQRDALAEQRIGLQALLGSAVPDAFSTDSTQR, encoded by the coding sequence TTGTCCCGCTTATCTCAGACAGCGTCGCCGCGGCTCGTACGCACGCTCGTCGTAGGTGCCGCGTCGTGCGCATTCGCGCTCGGCGGCTGCACGGCCTATCGCCCGCAGCCGCTTGCCGCGCATTCGACATTCACGACGGCCGTCGAGCTCGGCAGGCTGCGCATCGACCCGGCGAAAATGCCGCTGCCGGAACTGGCCGCGCATCGCTTCGATCCGTCCGGCGGCTTCGACATCGAGGACGTTGCGATGCTCGCGGTCGCGAACAATCCCGATCTGAAACTCGCGCGCGACGATCTCGGGATCGCGCAGGCGCAGGCGTATTCCGCGGGGCTGCTGCCCGATCCGCAACTGTCGGTATCGAGCGATTATCCGGGCGCGGCCGGCCTCGAGCGTGCGTTCAACTACGGCCTGAGCATGGACGTGATGGCGATCGTCACGCGCAATGCGAACAAGCGCTCCGCCGACGCGACCGTGCGCAAGACCGATCTCGGCCTGCTTTGGCAGGAGTGGCAGGTTGTCGCGCAGGCGAAGCAGCTCTATACGAAGGCGCGCTACGAAGATGCGGTGCTGCCGCTGCTCGCGCAGACGCGCGATCTCGGCGCGACGCGTTACGAACGGATCGCGCACGCGCGGCGGGCCGGCAATGTGACCGACGACACCGTCACCGTCGCGTCGGCCGCCTACGGCGACGCGCGCAAGCAATACGACGACATGGTCCGGGCGCGCGAACAGACCCGTCACGATCTGAATGCGCTGCTCGGACTCGCGCCGGATGTCGAACTGCGGCTCGCCGGCTCCGATCAGGTGGTGCCGGTGACCGACGCGACGCTCGACGCCGCACTGACCGAATTGCCGAAGCGGCGTCCGGACCTGATCGCGCTGCAGGCCGGCTACGACGCGCAGGAACAGAAGTACCGCGCGGCGATCCTGAACCAGTTTCCGAGCCTGAACGTCGGCTTCAATCGCGCGCGCGACACGTCGGGCATCTATACGACCGGCTTCCAGATTGCGCTGAGCCTGCCGATCTTCAACCGCAATCGCGGCAACATCGCGATCGAGCAGGCGACCCGCCAGCGGCTCGGTGACGAATACCAGACCCGGCTGAACGCCGCCTATGCGGACATCGCGCATCTGCGCACCGATGCTCGACTCGCCGCGCAGCAGCTTGCTCAGGACGAGGCCGCGTTGCCCGCGCTCGAGCAGGCGGCCGCGCATGCGGAGCACGCGTACGCCGCGCACGACATCACGCTCGGGCAGGATACCGACGCGCAGCTCGCCGCGCTGACGAAGCGGATCGACGCGGCCACGCAGCGCGATGCACTGGCCGAGCAGCGCATCGGCCTGCAGGCGCTGCTCGGCAGCGCGGTCCCGGATGCCTTTTCCACCGATTCCACCCAGCGTTGA
- a CDS encoding BMA_0021/BMA_0022 family TOMM bacteriocin, whose amino-acid sequence MSKDLRLPTYEQFLEYRATVIRAIALAWHSPAFLDELEADPVEALRAHFDYHFPFKLDLKVQVKSSAWTPSVNGDWTGGRKNKLTLFLPPAPADEAQFAQALAAYNANHITIME is encoded by the coding sequence ATGAGCAAGGATCTTCGATTACCGACGTACGAACAATTTCTCGAATACCGGGCAACCGTCATCCGGGCAATCGCCCTCGCGTGGCATTCCCCGGCGTTTCTCGACGAACTCGAGGCCGATCCGGTCGAGGCATTGCGCGCGCATTTCGACTATCACTTCCCGTTCAAGCTCGACTTGAAGGTGCAGGTCAAATCGTCGGCCTGGACGCCGAGCGTCAACGGCGACTGGACGGGCGGCCGGAAAAACAAGCTCACGCTGTTTCTGCCGCCCGCGCCGGCGGACGAAGCGCAATTCGCGCAGGCGCTGGCCGCCTACAACGCGAACCACATCACCATCATGGAATGA
- a CDS encoding BMA_0021/BMA_0022 family TOMM bacteriocin: MAKDNANPTLESMLEFQKVYLRAIALSWRNPEFKGELLEKPLETLAKYFGYQCPWIIDIEVVKTDGDHGWTSHGNGHGSWSLPRNVMTVGIPEQPTSVDEEAVALAAYCDAGPSYLFTCC, translated from the coding sequence ATGGCAAAGGACAACGCTAATCCGACGCTCGAATCGATGCTGGAGTTTCAGAAGGTCTATCTGCGTGCGATCGCGCTTTCATGGCGGAACCCGGAGTTCAAGGGTGAGCTGCTGGAGAAGCCGCTGGAGACGCTCGCGAAATACTTCGGTTACCAGTGTCCGTGGATCATCGACATCGAGGTCGTCAAGACGGACGGCGATCATGGCTGGACGAGCCACGGTAACGGCCACGGGAGCTGGAGCCTACCGCGCAACGTGATGACGGTCGGCATCCCGGAGCAACCGACGAGCGTGGACGAAGAGGCCGTTGCACTCGCGGCATACTGCGACGCCGGGCCGAGTTACCTGTTCACCTGCTGCTGA
- a CDS encoding TOMM system kinase/cyclase fusion protein codes for MNAREPAAPRAPVVPEAREPRQPAVPFAELAGKRHYRLGALLGEGGNGVVFRATCGETGQDVAIKLMRDDVARTAAERAAQRARFRRETSLCEALRHPNIVALLDKGEAPDGRLFAVFELVQGRTVRDRLAAEGPLSAVDTGQLMTEVLDALAAAHRRGIVHRDLTPQNIVITMADDGPHAKLLDFGIGALLPGTEEIARQTATLVTEVLGSPPYCAPEQLRNEPPTPRSDLYAWGLVVIECLTGDVVMHGASVADILYQQLSPVDVALPASIASHPLGSVLRRALSKNPAQRAASADELAEQFRALNFAALVGQFDASRASRQTRPRLVTRSETIATPGEYRQITTLCCCVTITGEGRQRYAGADHGDLLDGYEEQWLTKCADIAVGYGAHAGGRLGDTLLFHFGLQGDIDRPARRAARAALDMVRVADRARLPVSAAAGGRAGGESWRVEVAAAIHVGQVLAHASHMSGGSTPAAASRLLRLAGPGQILISDDARLALERHADCRPSALRLARAGLVPQPVHELLGERRADTPFDSLDAGMRAPMVGRARELDALLRAWQETLARHRRVMGGEPVPHSVPRLVVGDAGIGKSRLVHELCEAVRTQGHAFAHCGCLPERENHALFPILRFIGAHWHIDADCPAGFALAAIDTMIAPLDCDHAAARVALATWLGLPCEAKGLLWSSAREQHALFDVLEQLIVSLGNGAPVLLVVEDVQWIDRSTEDFLAYLQRSPRAAALGIVFTSRPDKLGRWRGATERLVLRRLPRDDAQRLISACLGQGALDPAWLDQLAHRTAGIPLFIEAVARELTMSGVDGSLAGPPATDPYPLPLSLGGMLGLAFDRIDDARDTAQLAATIGLEVDAQLLADASPHDRATLDAHLRLLLEERILYAQHRRDRVFYSFRHALIRDAAYESMPPAVRRGNHACVGHALVAQADREAGAHAFGVAGHFARSGAFADAIAHGIDAARRALERSRYDDAIRYGQSVFDWLVDADYAQREHDSARIRATLTHATMARFGWADPQVREHAEQLLRQMQTVDDQELEISALWTLSTYYHVAGDRPTVRGISMRLDALATERGDAGAQVAADAMRGMSLWVDGHYARARAAFDAVLAGYDVRRDADHRRILGLDTRAWTMASLASVRWCMDDDPHASLAMARDAVYCATCLDHLPTLGVTMMYLARMYQLTGDRDAARTLSEAILRLSDVHRLRAVGHYAAIIHAWTQGDRAGVVAHLDAQRQSGGLLGMTYYASLLAELDAARGDYHAALAQVEQCLAWCESTGERYYEAQLWLKKCEYLRRADPRCGGVAALDACRRAVEIATTAGMGRIARLAGAMLQSLP; via the coding sequence GTGAACGCGCGAGAACCGGCCGCGCCTCGCGCGCCCGTCGTGCCGGAAGCACGTGAACCGCGGCAGCCCGCCGTACCTTTCGCGGAGCTTGCCGGCAAGCGGCACTACCGGCTCGGCGCGTTGCTCGGCGAAGGCGGCAACGGCGTGGTGTTTCGCGCGACCTGCGGCGAGACGGGACAAGACGTCGCGATCAAGCTGATGCGGGACGATGTCGCGCGGACCGCCGCGGAGCGCGCGGCCCAGCGTGCGCGCTTTCGGCGCGAGACGAGCCTGTGCGAGGCGCTGCGGCACCCGAACATCGTGGCGCTGCTGGACAAGGGGGAAGCGCCCGACGGGCGGCTGTTCGCCGTATTCGAGCTGGTACAGGGCCGGACCGTGCGCGACCGGCTCGCGGCGGAGGGGCCGCTGTCGGCCGTCGACACGGGCCAACTGATGACGGAGGTGCTCGACGCGCTCGCGGCCGCGCATCGGCGGGGCATCGTGCATCGGGATCTGACGCCGCAGAACATCGTGATCACGATGGCCGATGACGGGCCGCACGCGAAGCTCCTCGATTTCGGCATCGGCGCGTTGTTGCCCGGCACGGAAGAGATCGCGCGCCAGACCGCGACGCTGGTGACCGAGGTGCTCGGCTCGCCGCCCTATTGCGCACCGGAGCAATTGCGCAACGAGCCGCCGACGCCCAGAAGCGATCTTTATGCGTGGGGCCTGGTCGTGATCGAATGCCTGACGGGCGACGTCGTCATGCACGGCGCAAGCGTGGCCGACATTCTCTATCAGCAGCTCAGCCCGGTGGATGTCGCGCTCCCTGCGTCGATCGCATCGCATCCGCTCGGCTCGGTACTGCGGCGCGCGCTGAGCAAGAATCCGGCGCAGCGCGCCGCGTCGGCCGATGAACTCGCGGAGCAGTTCCGCGCGCTCAACTTTGCCGCGCTCGTCGGCCAGTTCGATGCCAGCCGCGCCAGCCGGCAGACGCGTCCGCGCCTGGTCACGCGCAGCGAGACGATCGCAACGCCTGGCGAGTACCGGCAGATCACCACGCTGTGTTGTTGTGTGACGATCACCGGAGAAGGCCGGCAACGCTACGCCGGAGCCGATCACGGTGACTTGCTCGACGGCTACGAGGAGCAATGGCTGACGAAGTGTGCCGACATCGCCGTCGGTTATGGCGCGCACGCAGGCGGCCGGCTCGGCGACACGCTGCTGTTCCATTTCGGCCTGCAAGGCGATATCGACCGGCCCGCGCGCCGTGCGGCGCGCGCGGCGCTCGACATGGTGCGGGTGGCCGATCGCGCACGGCTGCCGGTGTCTGCGGCTGCCGGCGGCCGCGCCGGTGGCGAAAGCTGGCGCGTCGAAGTGGCCGCCGCGATTCACGTCGGGCAGGTTCTCGCGCATGCGTCGCACATGTCGGGCGGTTCGACGCCCGCCGCGGCATCGCGGCTGCTGCGGCTCGCCGGGCCCGGGCAGATTCTGATCAGCGACGATGCGCGGCTCGCGCTCGAACGGCATGCCGACTGTCGGCCGAGTGCGTTGCGGCTGGCGCGGGCGGGCCTCGTGCCGCAGCCGGTTCATGAATTGCTCGGCGAGCGTCGCGCCGATACGCCGTTCGATTCGCTCGACGCCGGCATGCGGGCGCCGATGGTCGGCCGCGCGCGCGAGCTCGACGCGCTGCTGCGTGCGTGGCAGGAGACGCTCGCACGACATCGTCGCGTGATGGGCGGCGAGCCGGTGCCGCACAGCGTGCCGCGGCTCGTCGTCGGCGATGCGGGAATCGGCAAGTCGCGCCTCGTGCACGAGCTGTGCGAGGCGGTCCGGACCCAGGGCCACGCCTTCGCGCATTGCGGGTGCCTGCCCGAGCGGGAGAATCACGCGCTGTTTCCGATCCTGCGGTTCATCGGCGCGCATTGGCATATCGACGCCGATTGTCCGGCCGGTTTCGCGCTCGCGGCGATCGACACCATGATCGCGCCGCTCGATTGCGATCATGCGGCGGCCCGTGTCGCGCTCGCGACCTGGCTGGGGCTGCCTTGCGAGGCGAAGGGGCTCCTGTGGTCGAGTGCGCGCGAGCAGCACGCGCTGTTCGACGTCCTCGAGCAACTGATCGTGTCGCTCGGCAACGGCGCTCCGGTGCTGCTCGTCGTCGAGGACGTCCAGTGGATCGACCGCTCGACCGAGGATTTTCTCGCGTACCTGCAGCGCTCGCCGCGCGCAGCGGCCCTCGGCATCGTGTTCACGTCGCGCCCCGACAAGCTCGGGCGCTGGCGCGGTGCGACCGAACGCCTGGTGCTGCGCCGCCTGCCGCGCGACGACGCGCAGCGCCTTATTTCGGCGTGTCTGGGCCAAGGCGCGCTCGATCCGGCCTGGCTCGACCAGCTCGCCCATCGTACGGCGGGCATCCCGCTGTTTATCGAGGCCGTCGCGCGCGAGCTGACGATGAGCGGCGTGGACGGCTCGCTCGCGGGGCCGCCGGCGACGGACCCTTATCCGCTTCCGCTCAGCCTCGGCGGCATGCTCGGTCTCGCGTTCGACCGGATCGACGACGCGCGCGACACCGCACAGCTCGCCGCGACCATCGGGCTCGAGGTGGATGCGCAACTGCTCGCCGACGCATCGCCGCATGATCGGGCCACGCTCGACGCGCATCTGCGGTTGCTGCTCGAAGAGCGGATCCTGTACGCGCAACATCGGCGCGATCGCGTGTTCTATTCGTTCCGCCACGCGTTGATTCGCGACGCGGCGTATGAATCGATGCCGCCCGCCGTGCGGCGCGGCAACCATGCGTGCGTCGGCCATGCGCTGGTCGCGCAAGCCGATCGCGAGGCCGGTGCGCACGCGTTCGGCGTCGCCGGGCACTTCGCGCGCTCGGGCGCCTTCGCCGACGCGATCGCCCACGGCATCGACGCGGCGCGTCGCGCACTCGAACGTTCCCGTTACGACGACGCGATCCGCTATGGGCAGTCGGTGTTCGACTGGCTTGTCGACGCCGACTACGCACAACGCGAACACGACAGCGCGCGCATCCGCGCCACGTTGACGCACGCGACGATGGCCCGGTTCGGCTGGGCCGATCCGCAGGTGCGCGAGCATGCGGAGCAGCTGTTGCGGCAAATGCAGACGGTCGACGACCAGGAACTCGAGATCAGCGCGCTCTGGACGCTGTCGACTTACTACCACGTCGCCGGCGATCGTCCCACGGTGCGTGGGATCAGCATGCGGCTCGACGCGCTCGCGACCGAGCGCGGCGACGCCGGCGCTCAGGTCGCGGCGGACGCGATGCGCGGCATGAGCCTGTGGGTCGACGGCCACTATGCGCGCGCCCGCGCCGCGTTCGACGCGGTGCTGGCCGGCTACGACGTGCGGCGCGACGCGGACCATCGGCGCATCCTGGGGCTCGATACGCGTGCGTGGACGATGGCGTCGCTCGCGAGCGTGCGCTGGTGCATGGACGACGATCCGCACGCATCGCTCGCGATGGCGCGCGACGCGGTGTATTGCGCGACCTGCCTCGACCATTTGCCGACGCTCGGCGTCACGATGATGTACCTCGCGCGCATGTACCAGCTGACGGGCGATCGCGACGCGGCCCGCACCCTGTCGGAAGCGATTCTCCGCCTGTCGGATGTGCATCGGCTGCGCGCGGTCGGGCACTACGCCGCGATCATTCATGCGTGGACGCAAGGGGATCGCGCGGGCGTCGTCGCGCATCTCGATGCGCAGCGGCAGTCGGGCGGCCTGCTCGGGATGACCTACTACGCGTCGCTGCTTGCCGAGCTGGATGCCGCGCGCGGCGACTACCACGCCGCGCTCGCGCAGGTCGAGCAATGCCTCGCATGGTGCGAGTCGACCGGAGAGCGGTATTACGAAGCGCAGCTGTGGCTGAAGAAGTGCGAGTACCTGCGCCGGGCCGATCCGCGCTGCGGCGGCGTGGCCGCGCTGGATGCGTGCCGGCGCGCAGTCGAAATTGCAACAACGGCGGGCATGGGCCGCATCGCCAGGCTCGCCGGGGCGATGTTGCAGTCGTTGCCGTAA
- a CDS encoding FHA domain-containing protein: MAILKNDASGETCLLRAYHVFGRDAARCDTVIRDASVSRVHAHIRWIGGVWELHDHSSNGTSVSGVPLRDGEHAVLQQGDVIRFGRTGIAPWRVDALDDPADTLWPIRGATHPIVLAPSQILLAHAAQPVTIARSPAGEWLCDDTLPPRALHDGDEVSTGDFSWRLALVRSGSTMMLAAPADPAVPAQLLEFFVSRNEEHVRMLLHVRGGVVDLGERVHHYSLVTLARARSADMQAGYDAATQGWIELDRLARMLGIDTSHLNVQIHRARSQLAALPGLDASQLVERRRGSVRFGDFPFRIMRGEHLECQSVPGVEPRIGVHRPAPDPVVHYS; the protein is encoded by the coding sequence ATGGCAATACTCAAGAACGATGCTTCCGGAGAAACGTGCCTGCTCCGCGCGTATCACGTGTTCGGCCGCGATGCAGCGCGCTGCGACACGGTCATCCGGGATGCGTCGGTGTCCCGTGTCCATGCCCATATCCGCTGGATCGGCGGGGTGTGGGAACTCCACGATCACAGCAGCAACGGCACGTCGGTATCGGGCGTGCCGCTGCGCGACGGCGAGCATGCGGTGCTGCAACAAGGCGACGTGATCCGGTTCGGCAGGACGGGTATCGCACCCTGGCGCGTCGATGCGCTCGACGATCCGGCCGATACGCTGTGGCCGATACGGGGCGCCACGCATCCGATCGTGCTCGCGCCGAGCCAGATCCTGCTTGCCCACGCCGCGCAGCCGGTCACGATCGCCCGGTCGCCGGCCGGCGAATGGCTGTGTGACGACACGTTGCCGCCGCGCGCGCTCCATGACGGCGATGAAGTATCGACCGGCGACTTCTCGTGGCGCCTGGCGCTCGTGCGCAGCGGCTCGACGATGATGCTCGCCGCGCCCGCCGATCCGGCCGTGCCGGCGCAGTTGCTCGAATTCTTCGTCAGTCGGAACGAAGAGCACGTGCGCATGTTGCTGCATGTCCGCGGCGGCGTGGTCGACCTCGGCGAGCGCGTCCATCACTACAGCCTCGTCACGCTCGCCCGGGCACGCTCGGCCGACATGCAGGCCGGCTACGACGCCGCCACGCAAGGCTGGATCGAACTCGACCGGCTGGCACGCATGCTCGGCATCGATACGTCCCATCTCAACGTGCAGATTCACCGCGCCCGGAGCCAGCTCGCGGCGCTGCCGGGGCTGGACGCGAGCCAGCTCGTCGAGCGCCGGCGCGGCAGCGTGCGCTTCGGCGATTTTCCGTTCCGCATCATGCGCGGCGAGCACCTCGAGTGCCAGTCGGTGCCGGGCGTCGAGCCGCGAATCGGCGTGCATCGTCCGGCGCCTGACCCGGTCGTCCACTACTCGTGA
- a CDS encoding TOMM precursor leader peptide-binding protein — translation MLDDLSRVLRFKPHLLVLDAGPETLFVVDEFKRAMLSGAIFVRIAACLRARMTIAETVASLAGTFGEWDVLARLDHLVRRGYVRADVPHDDDAARGFFERAGLDGDAACARIAHLRVAVEAFGADDAALRRALDMAGIDVVPDAELTVAITDTHDRDDLAACAARVVARGGALLVVAASGVQTLIGPLLAGGGALADAPCIECVRYWIRINRPVEALLARHHGSDATRVPPAASRAGAAAAAALVAATVEQIAVNRTASERSQTHIVAQRIDTLAAERHRVLRRPQCPCCGNPAWMREQAARAPRLADHAPLARTDGGYRTADPQQVFERHAHLISPVSGAIAYLHPMPKRHAGLRKVYASGFLVCPAAVPGSNRFDRICSGKGRTDDQARVSALCEALERFSSVYQGDEATLTGSIESLLADPACDAAPIHVNDLQQFSERQFDARDEINALTRDVRKQVPPRFTASDVIDWTPAWSLVTGRRRLVPLSYCYAETPDSAQAPAACVHNPNGCAAGSSVDEAILQGMLELIERDAVAIWWYNRIPRPGIDLASFDDPYFDALVREYATLGWRLWALDITTDLGVPTVAALAENPQDGRFSIGFGCHPDGRIAVQRALTEVNQLLDVAADAPHPWDREKLSATGFLYPATDVRGTTRSTWRPIDAASLPAALAHCVGRIAAAGMDVLVVDKTRPDIGLSVVQVIAPGLCHFWPRFGARRLYSVPVELRWRAQPCGEPELNPALLFL, via the coding sequence ATGCTCGATGACCTTTCGCGCGTGTTGCGCTTCAAACCGCATTTGCTCGTGCTCGATGCGGGGCCCGAGACCCTGTTCGTTGTCGACGAATTCAAACGCGCGATGCTGTCCGGCGCGATCTTCGTGCGGATCGCCGCCTGCTTGCGCGCGCGGATGACGATCGCCGAGACCGTGGCATCGCTCGCCGGCACGTTCGGTGAATGGGACGTGCTCGCGCGGCTCGATCATCTGGTGCGTCGCGGGTACGTGCGCGCCGACGTGCCGCACGACGACGATGCGGCGCGCGGCTTCTTCGAGCGCGCCGGGCTCGACGGCGACGCGGCTTGTGCGCGCATCGCGCATCTGCGCGTCGCCGTCGAAGCGTTCGGCGCCGACGATGCGGCGCTCAGGCGTGCGCTCGACATGGCCGGCATCGACGTCGTGCCGGACGCCGAACTGACCGTCGCGATCACCGATACGCACGACCGCGACGATCTCGCCGCGTGCGCTGCCCGCGTGGTGGCGCGCGGCGGGGCATTGCTCGTCGTGGCGGCCAGTGGCGTGCAGACGCTGATCGGGCCGTTGCTGGCCGGCGGCGGCGCGCTTGCGGACGCGCCCTGCATCGAATGCGTGCGTTACTGGATTCGCATCAACCGGCCCGTCGAGGCGCTGCTTGCGCGCCATCACGGCAGCGACGCAACGCGCGTGCCGCCGGCCGCCTCGCGTGCCGGGGCCGCGGCCGCAGCGGCACTCGTGGCGGCGACGGTCGAGCAGATTGCGGTCAACCGCACGGCATCGGAACGGTCGCAAACGCATATCGTGGCGCAGCGCATCGACACGTTGGCTGCCGAGCGGCACCGCGTGCTCAGGCGTCCGCAATGCCCGTGCTGCGGCAATCCCGCGTGGATGCGCGAGCAGGCGGCGCGCGCGCCGCGGCTCGCCGATCATGCGCCGTTGGCGCGCACCGACGGCGGCTACCGGACCGCCGATCCGCAACAGGTGTTCGAGCGCCATGCGCATCTGATCTCGCCGGTCAGCGGCGCGATCGCGTATCTGCATCCGATGCCGAAGCGACACGCGGGCTTGCGCAAGGTCTATGCGTCGGGTTTTCTCGTGTGCCCGGCCGCCGTACCGGGCAGCAACCGGTTCGACCGGATCTGCTCCGGCAAGGGCCGCACCGACGATCAAGCCCGCGTGAGCGCGCTGTGCGAAGCGCTCGAACGATTCAGCAGCGTGTATCAAGGCGACGAGGCGACGTTGACCGGAAGTATCGAAAGCCTGCTCGCCGACCCGGCTTGTGATGCTGCACCCATTCACGTGAACGATCTTCAGCAGTTCAGCGAACGGCAATTCGACGCGCGCGATGAAATCAACGCGTTGACCCGCGATGTGCGAAAGCAGGTGCCGCCGCGCTTCACGGCGAGCGACGTGATCGACTGGACGCCTGCCTGGTCGCTCGTGACCGGCAGGCGCCGGCTCGTACCGCTGAGCTACTGCTATGCGGAAACGCCCGACAGTGCGCAGGCACCGGCCGCATGCGTACACAATCCCAACGGCTGCGCGGCGGGATCGAGCGTCGACGAGGCGATTTTGCAAGGCATGCTCGAGTTGATCGAGCGCGATGCGGTCGCGATCTGGTGGTACAACCGGATCCCGCGCCCCGGCATCGATCTCGCGAGTTTCGACGATCCGTATTTCGATGCGCTCGTGCGCGAATACGCGACGCTCGGATGGCGTTTGTGGGCGCTCGACATTACCACCGATCTCGGGGTGCCGACCGTGGCCGCGCTGGCGGAGAATCCGCAAGACGGGCGCTTCTCGATCGGCTTCGGCTGTCATCCGGACGGTCGTATCGCGGTGCAGCGGGCTCTGACCGAAGTCAACCAGTTGCTCGATGTCGCAGCGGATGCGCCGCACCCGTGGGATCGCGAAAAACTTTCAGCAACCGGGTTTCTGTATCCGGCGACAGACGTGCGCGGCACGACACGCTCGACGTGGCGGCCGATCGACGCTGCGTCGTTGCCGGCGGCGCTCGCGCATTGCGTCGGGCGCATCGCGGCGGCCGGCATGGACGTGCTCGTCGTCGACAAGACGCGGCCCGATATCGGCTTGTCCGTGGTGCAAGTCATCGCGCCGGGGCTGTGCCATTTCTGGCCGCGTTTTGGCGCGCGACGGCTTTATTCGGTTCCGGTGGAGCTGCGTTGGCGCGCGCAGCCGTGCGGCGAACCGGAGTTGAATCCGGCGCTACTGTTTCTGTAA
- a CDS encoding efflux RND transporter periplasmic adaptor subunit — MPAVLNRFTCRRAAVLAAAFATLTPFAGPARADEPVSAAVDTVRVQRAPISQQVRAYGVVATSSASVTSVNLPYTARIRKVLVLPGQTVARGAPLVVVQADPAAVLAASQASSGLTLARGELARTRALLDDGLATQSQLAAAQKALDDAQQGQAAQRLMGVRNGDVTIAAPFAGVVSQLSALPGDQVQAGATIAQLAATGGASSRQANVTLGVEPSAAASIHAGDTVVLHGLSTALAHAAPAGQVIVAGASIDPQSQLVDVGANVPLGGTAFIPGTRVSADIATQTGTWWVVPRAAVLRDTKGAYVFQVTPKHAAHRVDVAVRVESGDRYGVDGPLNASEPLVVTGNYELQDGMTVRSAGGTHP; from the coding sequence ATGCCAGCCGTCCTGAATCGCTTTACCTGCCGTCGCGCGGCCGTGCTTGCCGCCGCATTTGCCACACTCACGCCGTTCGCCGGCCCCGCGCGGGCCGACGAACCCGTGTCCGCCGCGGTCGATACCGTGCGCGTGCAACGCGCGCCGATCTCGCAACAGGTGCGTGCCTATGGCGTCGTCGCCACATCGTCAGCCAGCGTCACGTCGGTGAACCTGCCGTACACGGCGCGCATCCGCAAGGTGCTCGTGTTGCCCGGCCAGACGGTCGCACGCGGCGCGCCGCTGGTCGTCGTGCAGGCCGATCCCGCTGCGGTGCTGGCCGCGTCGCAGGCCTCGAGCGGGTTGACGCTCGCGCGCGGCGAACTCGCACGTACGCGCGCACTGCTCGACGACGGCCTGGCGACGCAATCGCAGCTCGCCGCTGCGCAGAAGGCGCTCGACGATGCGCAGCAGGGGCAAGCCGCGCAGCGGCTGATGGGCGTGCGGAACGGCGACGTGACGATCGCCGCGCCGTTCGCCGGCGTCGTGTCGCAGCTTTCCGCACTGCCGGGCGACCAGGTGCAGGCGGGCGCGACGATTGCACAGCTGGCGGCGACGGGCGGCGCGTCCAGCCGTCAGGCGAACGTGACGCTCGGCGTCGAGCCGTCCGCGGCCGCATCGATTCACGCGGGCGATACGGTCGTGCTGCACGGGCTGTCCACCGCGCTCGCACACGCGGCTCCGGCAGGACAGGTCATCGTCGCGGGCGCGTCGATCGATCCGCAGAGCCAGCTCGTGGACGTCGGCGCGAACGTGCCGCTCGGCGGCACCGCATTCATCCCCGGCACCCGCGTAAGCGCCGACATCGCGACGCAGACCGGCACGTGGTGGGTCGTGCCGCGCGCCGCCGTGCTGCGTGATACGAAGGGCGCGTACGTGTTCCAGGTCACGCCGAAGCATGCCGCGCATCGCGTCGATGTCGCAGTGCGCGTCGAAAGCGGCGACCGTTACGGCGTGGACGGCCCGCTGAATGCATCGGAGCCGCTCGTCGTCACCGGCAACTACGAATTGCAGGACGGGATGACCGTGCGTTCTGCCGGAGGCACGCACCCATGA